A stretch of DNA from Acipenser ruthenus chromosome 21, fAciRut3.2 maternal haplotype, whole genome shotgun sequence:
CTTTGAACCTTCCATCTCCATCACTGTAGTGAACACTGCATCGCAGCCTTCAAGCCATGGGGTATCTGTCGGTCTCCTTCTCAAAGTCATAGTACCCCATTTCTTTCATGGCCTCCTCAGACAGTTTGGAAATGTCTTGTGTGTTGTCAGGGTTTTCGGATTCAGTGTAATCATAGGAATTATCTTCCTCATAGTCTTCCTGACCCTCCATGTCAGGGTTTTCAGAGCTGTTCATGTCCAGAATGTCTAGaaggtaaaacaaataaataaataaacacagacgttAACTCTCAGACAGCTGggattttaaacatttaataacattaaaaGAGGCCATACACAGATTTTCTTTGTGAGGAAAGCACAACTTCATTATAGTTGTGTCACCTTTGAGTTCATTTTAATACTATGTCTCTGCAAGTGACACATCATTATCCCCATGCTGCAGTGGATACTAATCTGATTGCTCAATAATAATGACCTTGCCCATCCAGAGAGATGTCCACGATGCCATGCTTGACCTTCATGTGTCGGCTCAGGTTGCCTTTCAGGTTGAATTTACTGGAGCAGTACGGGCACTTGAAAGGCTTGCTGCCTGCATGGAGGTGCATGTGGCCCAGGAGGTTGTACATTCGGTTAAAGGACTTTCCACAGacctatacaaatatatatacacacatattgttaggctatcaacaacaacaacaataataataataggttagtCTATTTAAGGGATCTTGGCTCGGCTAGTTTTTCTAGCTAAAATGATAACTCCTAACATCAGtaaagttaaaataattaataaataaatagattttcaGATGCCTTAAATCCCTATCCCTAGCTAGTTTTCCAGGATTCCTTTCACTCTGAACATACCTGGCTAGCATGTGTCGTAGTAACACAGCTCATAAAGGTCATACAGGAGTCAGTGCTAGGGTACAAACCCTTTCTTGTAGCTCACTGACATGGTGTGTTCTCTGCTTGTACTGCGCCAGGTTGTTATAGTGCTGTACCTCAGGAGCCTTACCTTGCATTTGAAAGGTTTGACAGGTAAGTGGACAATCATGTGTGTCTTGAGCGTCTGTTTCTGAATAAAGGTTTTAAAGCAGATGTGGCACTGGTAGGGCCGCACGCTGGCGTGAATTAGCATGTGCCTCTTCAGGTTGGCCGACAGCGTGAACTCTCGTGAGCACACGTCACATTTGAATTCTTTTACACCCTAGAACAACAAAGCACAAATGTTCCGATGTCTTAAAGGTAAAAAGCAGGTTAATTGCACCACACAGAAAGAGAAGCACTGTATCATGGTTAGTGTACATTAAAACAAGACAATTCCTTTACTACTGGACTGAAGTCTAACAAATCAGCACAATACACTAATGTACTGCATGTGTTCAGGGTTACATTCTAGACTTAGAATGCAGAACAATAGTGCTGCAGCCAGGGCTCTGGATGGTGCTGCAGTCGCCCTGGAATATCCATAGCTGCGGCTCCATCGTGTGTGAGAGTGCTGAATCTGCAATGGCAATTATTTTAACAAGACACAAGGGGGAGCAAGCTTAGTCAACAGCAATGGAATGGACTACATTAAAAACGAAAGGGGAAGCTTCCCACGACCCAAATCCTGTTTAGCAAAAAAACTACACAGTGTTGTTCTTTTGTCTCCCGTTTGTTTAGAGATCCCAGTAGTTttatagttcttttttttaaagttgtatgtagaacttaaagcaaataaaataaatgcaaagctTTCTTTTGACATTCCCAGTAGATTCATGATAATTATGAAACCAATCAGATCCACACTCCCCTCCAAGTTTCCATGAGGCCTACAGATCCTCCCCCACGCAGCGTCTTTATTAACTGATCAAGTGGGAACGGCTGGGCCCCTCAGTCAGTTTAATATGCAAGCCAGCTAGTCACCCAGGGGGGCAGTCAATCACGCCATTGCAGGACAGTGACCCCCAGCTGTGGAGTATCAAACCCGCTAACAAACTGCATTCTGATACAGATGCCAGCCCAGCCAGCCGTGCAGGCACACAGGCTACTGACCATACAATGCAAGAGGAGGATTTAAACTGTGTCAAGAGAATCTCTAAATATGACATGAGAGATAtcagtaagtaagtaagtagGTGGTCTCCAGCATCCCAGGAGACCAGAAGGAGGAAGTGTTACAACAACACAGGCAGTAATCATTTACCAGCATTTTTAATAAAGCCATTTTTTACCACTATTAAGTCTGGTGGCAAGATATCATTAGCTATGATTAAATACTAAACCCAAGGCCATATTTATAAAATGCAGAGCGCATTTCTAGCAGTAGGTTTTagtaactatatatttttttaagctccTAAACTTATTTAAAAAGTAGACCATTTCAGTTTTATCTCCACTACATGGAAGATGCAGCCTTGGAAGCAGCCTCACCTTGTGTGTGAGCGCGTGCTGTTTCAGGTGGTGGATCTGGGAGAACTCCATGCCGCACTCGCTGCAGACGAACGGCCGGATGTTCTGGTGCTTCATCAGGTGGTTCTGCAGCTGGCTGCGGTAGTGGAAGGACTTGCTGCACTCTGAGCACTCGTAGGAGGTGGGGCCCTGGTGCGTTGCCAGGTGCCTCTTGAGCTGGCTCAGCGCGGGGAAGTCCAGCCCACATTCCACGCACACGTGGCAGTGCCCATTCTCGTGTTTCGTCTCGTGGGCTTTCAGCTCGCTGGGGTAAGCGAAGCCGCGCCCGCAGAAGCAGCAGCTGTAGGGCTTGATGTCCGTGTGCTGCAGCATGTGCCTCTTGAGGTGGCTGGTCTGAGTGAAGGCCTTTTTGCAGACGTCGCACTTGTGCGGCCGGGTGCCCTGGTGGGTGAGGAGGTGCGTCTGCAGGTGGCTGGGCTGCTTGAAGAGCTTGCCACAGTGCGGGCACTCGTGGGGCTTGATGCCGCTGTGGCCCAGGATGTGCGTGACCAGGTTGTACTTGGAGGTGTAAGACTTGTCACACATGCGGCACTTCCAGCGCTTCAGCCCTTCACCCATGTCGACGCAGTAGGACTCGTCGATCTGCACGTTGATGTCCAGCCGGTCAATCTGCACCCGCCGGTTGTGCTGAGCGTTTCCCTCGCTGTCCGTCTGTTCCTGCCAGCTCATGTTCTGGCTGTTCTCATCAAACTCACCCTCCGGCCCAGCCGCCTCCCCGGACTCGTACCCCACTTCACTGGGCTCGAAGTACTGGCTCAAGACAGGGCTGTCCTGGCTCTCTTCGCTGGGTTCAGAGTGGTCCttattctcctcctcctcctcctcctcctcaagtCTGGTTTTCCCGTCCTTGCAGCTGGGACAGCAGTTCCCGTTCTGCTTGTGCTTGTGACGTGTTACAGGAGTGACTAGGTGTGGAGGATTGCTTTTGAAGCAGCACAGGTCGATCATTTTCATCCCGTCCCCAGTGCCAGGGCTGGCTGGTTTCTGGTTGCAGTCTGTTTTAGCGCAGCCCTCTCCTTTGACCTTCAGGGCCTCCTCCGAGTCCAGACCTTCAGACCCCGAGGACTCCTCCCGCTTTCTTTTCCCTTTCCCTTTCGGGCCGGGtttcctcctctcctctgcgtTCGGGCCCTCCCCATCCTCTGGCTCTGGAAGGTAGTCTCCATTGGCCCCGATGAGCTGGTCAGTAAAACCGTATTCCAGTTCCTCCGGCTGTGGAGGAGGGGACTCTTTGGGTTCTCCGGTGTAGAAGCCATTGGGGGCTATGGTGGCTCCAAACACTTCGTTCTGAGAAATCAAGCCTAAAACAGCTGCCTGCGCCAGGGAAAGCACGACCACTGGGTCTGTCTGAGTTCCACTATTGATCAACTGTTCCATGACTTCAGTGTAACATCTAGTCAGCCTACCGTCTTCCTCCttcaagcaaaaagaaaaaaaaaaaaagaaaaaaaagttaggcTCACAATAAGATAGATTTGCAACTCTCAATTCAAAAGGCGTTCACTCCACACTAACTAATTCAAGCCCCCCTCATTATATGAAATTGGGTTTGATATCCCAAATGTTCTTGTGGCTGTATTACTGCTACATTCTAAATATCAAATGGTTTTCTCAGCAGCAGTAACCCAGAGACTCTGAGTATCGAGTCTTTCTTACTGAGAacagaaaacacatttgtttagCACTGTAGGACAGGGCTGACACTAGACTTCCTTCCTGCacactaaaaatgaaaatacaatccCACTCCAACCAGGAAGCCAATTTCCTTAAGAAATCCAGATGCCATCCTGTTAATTTAATAATGCAGCCAAGACTCATGTAAACAGCCACAACCAATAATGAACTTATTCAAATACGTTTAAAATGATATGACACGTCAATGTTAACTGCACAAGAAGCATGGGAAAGCAAAGCTCAATATGTGGAGTTCTGCCTCCCTGCAGCGACTGAGCGCCCAACAGGAAATCTGTCAATAAAATACAGAACGCAACAGTCTTTAATGCCTTTAATGTGCCCTTGAGCTGATGTAAAATGCTTAACACGGCCACACATGGTGAAGGCTTAAACCTAGCGTGATGCCCCGAGCATCATTGCAATgctgaaacacaaaaacagaacccTGACAAAAACCTCAACCTGCTTCCTGTTTGGTCAACCATAGACAGAATATAGACTACTCTGTGACTCGTTTGAATTGTTGTTCCTGAAAGCGGTAATACTGCAGTTGCCTGGATTTCTGAACATGCTGCAGTAGAACTGTGTATTCCATTAGGTTCTGCTCCTTTAAAAAGTAGATGTGATACATCCTTCTCCATCTAATAATACCGTACAAGAGTCTGCCCCTTACCACTGGATGTCCTTATTGTGAAATTCTATGATGCTGTAAGACCCCATCAACACAAATGGATAGAAATTAGTTCCTAATGATTTGTTTTTGGAAGAAGGAAGGTGGTCCCAGTGCTTTATAATTAGGGAGGGCTGTATGTGCTTCCACACATACTGTACTAGGCAAGTTTGAAGCTACCATTTTACTCAGTGGGGGAGGAGGCTCCCTCACTGTACATTGTGCAGCTAGCTCTCTGTACTACTGCCACTTAAAATATTCTGCCAAAGCAGAACAGAAAGTAAAGATAAAGAAATGAGAATTGAGAATCATTTAGCAAAACAATACAACATATCTAATGTAAGCATGCCAGAAGAAACGGGTGTATTAGAGGGGTGCAGTAAGAGAGACTTATCAGGTAAaaaggagagcgagagagagagagagcacagaggaaaagggagagaaaaaaataagaaaagggAGGGTAGAAAAgagtgagagggggaggagggagagagagagaagaagatAACgtaagaaagagggggagagaaagaaaagagGAGGCTGGGAGATTGTGTGAAAGAAGGGAGGGCAagagagggggaagggagagatGGAAAGAAAAGAGAGACAGCGAagaagaaagggagagagagagagagagagagagagagagagaggaatggtGGGGGAGGGAGAAAAGGAAAGAGAGGGGGAAGGGATAGGGACAGAGTTAGAATGAGAGAGAAGGCGAGAACAAAAACAAGGGAGTGAGGGAGCGAGCAACTGacagtaaatgaaaaaaatgaacccTTAACTCCCAACCATTTCAAGACTAAATATAATGTGAGATTAAGACTTAGCAAAGCAAAGTACAGCTTCAGCCAAAAGTTGCATCACCCCATAACATCTAACAAATTTATACAaatagagtcgaatgaaacctgctgaataatgttacgttttaccattttgaattacataccgctttgtagttttccatatacttgaaaaatgtggcatttcaaaatctaacatgaaataccgtactactattatagcttccggtagacttttgcaatataataaaaagtttctaaattatggtgattctcatatatatatatatcacacacatttttatgtctcaatcctaaaatcctaggtgatgcaaaacatttggccatagctgtaaaaataatataatcaGAAAGTACAGAGTAAATGTGGACATACAGCTGAGGATAAAATGGGTGGGGTGAGGGAGACAGCAGAGAGAATGAAGAAACAAAAGACAGAGATGAAAGGAGAAGAAAAGTAGAGAAGAAACCACAAGGGGTATGGATCATATAACACAACACACTGTACtgtgagaaaaacaaaacaacaaaacataaacactGGCACTGTTCCACCGCAGACATTAACACCTGTTCATTCCAAATCTTAAGTGGAGCACAGATAGAGAGGGTGACGGAGTGGAATTTGGGAAACTAACCCCCCTGGTGTCAAGACAAAAATAGGTGTAAAGActtcagatctctctctctctctctcaccttcttACCTCTTTTTGATCCTTTTGTTTCCCAGACACGGACTCAGGTAAAGCCCACCTAGTCCTACCATAATACAAGTGAATGGGGAGAAGAAACCAAGAGCCCCTTAACCCTACAGGGGTGTACAGCAGGGTTAAGAGACGTCCCCGGAGTGAAAGAAAACATCTGGAAAACTAAGAGCTGCACAACAATGACAGGCGCCAGGGAACTCTTACGCAGATTAAAGGAGATTCTTTATTTCATGACTTattcacctttaaaaaaaaaagagaagcgagaaggaaactaaaatgaaatgaaacctGAAGGGGTACATGACTCATATCAAAAAGAGTTACTTCTCTTGGGAACTCCCAGACTTGAAGCTGCCGGTGTACTAGTACAGGTAGCCCAACTACAGCTCGAGTACTCCTAGCACGTGAACAACGAGATCTTACATTCCTGGATGTAGAACAGCAGAAACAGTCTACCCAAAAACCTTCAGGAAAATACGAACTTTTACAATCAGCTGAAGCGCTATAAGACcagaaaaaaacagctgtttcaGCAAGTGCATGCAAGATTATTACACTCATTTTAACTGACGTGTTTGCGTTTAGTGTTACCTTAACAAAAAACGTCATCTATTATTAGCTGATCTTTCACACAAGCTATCTGCAGTCAGTATTCTTTACAGCCACACACGTAATGAGCATTCAAGAAAACATGAGACAATTCGATTAACTGAACTGGGAAAGGGCATTTTAGGAATATATAAATCCATGAAACAGCCTAGAAATGTGGAGAGATTTTTATTAAGATTTGAATTGGGCCAACAGCCACAATTTTCCACCTGATGGGGAGAAAAGCAGTACTAGTAAAATATAATTAGAAAAGACACgcaaagagagagagatggtGGTGCAAGCAAGCCCCCCCAGGATGCATGCCTGCTCAGTACAGAGTCCCTGTGTTTACAGTAATAATTTTACATTCTGGGGATTTGGATTTGCTTACGGGCAGTGCTGAATAGAAATGAGGTTGTCTGAAGAACACTTCTGGGGTTACAAATCATTCTCTTTATTATCTGTGTGCGCTCTACCACATTTTTTACATGTTCATACTAAAGATGAGCTGGGAAAGACTGTACAAATACTGTTGTGGAGACTTAGGTTGCACTGTACTGTTATTGTCTATATGCAATCCAAAGTCAAACTAATTTATTAGGCTCCATTTGCCCAGTCTAGGATTATTGAACAAAGCAACATTAATGAGTACCACTGATGGACAGCCGAAGACACTGCACTGACCTTGGCTTTGCACACGCAAATGGTCATGGGCTATCCTGAGTAAAAAAGTCTTCAAACAGTAAAACTGCAGAACAGTTCCTTCATAGTTTGAGTTTGCCTCTAGGAAAACCAGCTACAGTAGGGGAACTAATTAAGCCAAAAAACACAGGAATGCTTGATAAATAAGAAACTCCACAGCTTGAATTAAGACGTCACACAGTACATGACAAATTGAACTTCTTACTTTATACGGTATGCAAGACAGAAACAATTGTGTTGGACAGATCGAAAGTAGAGGGACCAGAATGCAGTGAGATATTGTAGTTATAATTGTGTTTATAGCAATCAGAAAATCAATGTGATGACTATATGCAGAATTCACAATCAAAAGCTGTACTGTAAACCACATAacaatgtgagagagagagagagagagagagatctactCGAGTAACCATCACTGCACAAAGGGATTCAGAAATCCCAATGCGAGTGAATACCAGCAGATAAAGATGAAAAAGGTGCAGCCAACAATGGGGTGGGGAACAGAAAAAATTGAATTAAAAGGAGAGAAGGAAAACATGAAACCTCTGGAGATTTgaccaagacaaaaaaaaaaaaaaaaaaaaaatccaaaaccaCAACTCAATTAAATGTGAGTGGGGAAAAATTCTCTCAGTAAAACGCCACTGTTGCACAATTACATCAATCCTTTGTAACCCTTCTGAGCATGACTGTCACTACTGCAGTAGGTAAGCCAAGCATTCTGTCACGCTGGCGATATTTAATACCATGACTTGTTTGGTACCAGGTCGAAATCGGTATGCAACATTTCTCTCAGTTCTAAACCTGTCTATGATGGAGAGTGTAGTCTACAGCAGTATTTAGCATCTTTTGCTTTTTCTCAAATATACCCTCTCCACAGGATATAGACTATCTGCTACCAACTCTTTCTAACTACAGTAGCTGAACTAATAACCACCTATAGTACCTAAAGGCAGCAGGGGTGGACATCAGCAATGGGAAAGACTGTATTTCTACTTCTACCTTTAATCACTTCTTTAGATTCTTTAAAACTGGAATCCTTTGTCTCTGGTGGTACCTTCTTCCCGTTTCCATGGAAACTCATCTCTCTGCTCTGTATACAGCATCTCCCCTCtccgcttctctctctctctctctcctttctcttaTCTTCCTCATCTCTTtcatctctgcctctctctcttcctttctcCTACACTCTCCTCAATTCCAGCTTTTATCTCTCCTCTTATCTGTCTTTCACCATTCtcccccttcagtccaggatattgttctctctctctctgtaaaagTTTCATCTGAAGAATGGCTGCTGCACTGAACCCCAGACACTCGGACAAACTTGGAAACATGTGTGCTCTCTACTGAGACATACAGTAAACAAAATGAGGCCTACTCAACCCAAAACCGACCATTTTCAATGCATTCATTTTCCCTTCCACTGGTTTCCCTGCTGAATCACGTTTATAAATGTTGATCTGCATTAGGTGTTACCCTACTGATACTCTCCTTTGTATTCTACTAGCTGAAGGGTAGTACAGTATAGACTGTGCAGACGCAATAGTCACAGTAGAGGAAGCCCTTTTTCCTTTCAACATGCCCTGTGAAGCCTTTGAACCTGGGCTCATGATGCACCTGTGCTGTGGCCTTTCCATCTAGTGGCAGTCGTGCTATGCATTGGTCCAGCCTTGCACCAGCAGCATGTGTAATACACTCCTTCAGCACTTAGtagctttacagaaagactaccccATGAGAACTGATTCAACACTTatattctgaaaaataaacacaaaacaggcaaagatatacatatgtattttttGAAGAACACTGTTTTGAGTGGAATATCTCTCCTGAATTACTGGTCTGCAGACTAGAAGGGTATTTATCTTTCCTAGACCAGTACATACTGTAGGTCTgcagtgttaaaacagaaaagtGTTTGTTATAGTGTAAGTGCTACATAAAATAATATCACCTTCCAGCATGCATTCCAGGACTGGGCAGTCTGAGAAGCCCCAAAATAATCTTTTACAACATCACCAGCAGTATTTTTCTAAAACCCAAGGTCAAAACGTAGATCTCGTACAGCAATTCCAGGCATAGATTTATAAATGCTGATGGGAAAAGCCTCCAGAATCGCTGGATCAGGATTGTACTGTACATGGATCAATCAAGCATTTTTCAGTGTGCTGAGTGCTGAGATGGAAATACAGTCTCCTGTTTGATTTCTTTCCAGATCTGTGCTGTTTTCTGGACAAGAGGACCAAGGGGTGGGGGGAGGTCTCTCCACAAGAGAGATGAACCTCATTCACAAGCCTGAAGCCGGGGCTTTCTGTAGCATATCTGCAAGGTGCCT
This window harbors:
- the LOC131699163 gene encoding zinc finger protein 710-like; this translates as MEQLINSGTQTDPVVVLSLAQAAVLGLISQNEVFGATIAPNGFYTGEPKESPPPQPEELEYGFTDQLIGANGDYLPEPEDGEGPNAEERRKPGPKGKGKRKREESSGSEGLDSEEALKVKGEGCAKTDCNQKPASPGTGDGMKMIDLCCFKSNPPHLVTPVTRHKHKQNGNCCPSCKDGKTRLEEEEEEEENKDHSEPSEESQDSPVLSQYFEPSEVGYESGEAAGPEGEFDENSQNMSWQEQTDSEGNAQHNRRVQIDRLDINVQIDESYCVDMGEGLKRWKCRMCDKSYTSKYNLVTHILGHSGIKPHECPHCGKLFKQPSHLQTHLLTHQGTRPHKCDVCKKAFTQTSHLKRHMLQHTDIKPYSCCFCGRGFAYPSELKAHETKHENGHCHVCVECGLDFPALSQLKRHLATHQGPTSYECSECSKSFHYRSQLQNHLMKHQNIRPFVCSECGMEFSQIHHLKQHALTHKGVKEFKCDVCSREFTLSANLKRHMLIHASVRPYQCHICFKTFIQKQTLKTHMIVHLPVKPFKCKVCGKSFNRMYNLLGHMHLHAGSKPFKCPYCSSKFNLKGNLSRHMKVKHGIVDISLDGQDILDMNSSENPDMEGQEDYEEDNSYDYTESENPDNTQDISKLSEEAMKEMGYYDFEKETDRYPMA